Proteins encoded in a region of the Carassius gibelio isolate Cgi1373 ecotype wild population from Czech Republic chromosome B5, carGib1.2-hapl.c, whole genome shotgun sequence genome:
- the LOC127957071 gene encoding neuronal tyrosine-phosphorylated phosphoinositide-3-kinase adapter 1 → MSFGSAQDVAVENFLRDIERRGQWLHCAVIGCKEEHPRGDMNLLYRKSRLDWRHRDQEGKKSSNYKDASSATVGKVRDLASFRRHFRMGFMTMPASQDLSPHSCAAAMAPRSQSCHAVGTGEGEEMENGYYPDSDPQNQSNPSRCPPTKPKRNPNTRLSTTPQEHLSRGVHAPPDTPPPPPPNHPSKHSEKRNAMKKSDSGEMAGRKVPPLKPKRSPSTQLSFDPPPPRVPPPTTPLPFQSSEPSPRGEGGDDEPVYIEMVGQVFTRETHSAPTPHPLTPSATTPDSDSDQGEAIYEEMKYPLPDDAAREAHRRFPLKHERIKSSKAYHSSIISSSSSPASSSLPRPSSSSPACTSSKPKAAVSISHSSPLPSSCSSASSTPVPQVLSSSPHPPRAPTPFLLPGSKSEHEPSSSKIPAPFPNLLQHKPPLLAFPQPAAASSGVGAQHKSSSAKISVQSASSLPTSTSTSSSMSSTSTSKESSGIEKEREKERREGQLGPAPGLRARSHSTPLPPSSKSSSPYSHHHHHHHPHHRPSHYHHYRKPEKEMSSSSKGSGQSSTQMQTQPKEGKSVSFMLKSEKSERERDRERDRDRDRDRDRDRERERDLSTPSSNHSDTPSSSTYTHTSQTGTSTTPTPSQPSSSKAATPPSTSSSSAQRPPSRSHMHRSHTPHFSHGLPAYKPPPSDSPLLWTYPSVGFRRPPAYDSLRGGSQLPSLHTDPIKTGSAAHVLQAKAGFIPWESAAALGLTEEQAYWPMHRKLSFSHGSRDTEKEDGGAWNGSADALLRRERDDLGAMWSSGHSGIPVRSTGRHSESLAGADGPPGLRGLIRAGLPLPCQTFPACRNGELGRLGRSSSTSGVRQVGGDVQRQSSLPAREALHQFHALSQIQAQTQAPCSPSLSRQQQYQHQQQVQLQFQQLAQLAAQAQATLSTGTAGTSTAQAQRDGKLLEVIERKRCLCKEIKAHRRPDKSLCKQDSMPILPSWRKTPEPRKTGTPPCQRPQAVVWDSAI, encoded by the exons ATGAGCTTTGGCTCCGCCCAGGATGTGGCGGTGGAGAATTTCCTGCGTGACATAGAGAGGCGGGGCCAGTGGCTGCACTGTGCTGTTATTGGCTGTAAGGAGGAGCATCCCCGTGGCGACATGAACCTTTTGTACCGCAAAAGTCGACTGGACTGGAGGCACAGAGATCAGGAGGGCAAGAAAAg CTCGAATTATAAAGATGCCTCTTCCGCGACCGTTGGGAAGGTTCGGGATCTGGCATCATTTCGGCGCCATTTCCGAATGGGATTCATGACGATGCCAGCATCCCAGGACCTTTCGCCTCACTCTTGTGCGGCTGCCATGGCCCCGCGCTCTCAATCCTGCCATGCTGTGGGCACCGGTGAAGGAGAGGAGATGGAGAATGGATATTATCCAGACTCAGACCCCCAAAACCAGTCAAATCCCTCCCGTTGTCCTCCAACCAAGCCTAAACGCAATCCCAATACTCGTCTCAGCACCACACCCCAGGAGCATCTTTCCCGGGGGGTTCACGCACCACCTGACACTCCGCCACCTCCGCCTCCCAATCACCCATCTAAACACTCAGAGAAGCGGAATG CAATGAAGAAGTCTGATTCAGGTGAAATGGCAGGACGGAAGGTACCTCCCTTGAAGCCCAAACGGAGTCCAAGCACACAGCTCTCCTTTGACCCCCCACCACCTCGAGTCCCACCACCGACCACACCTCTTCCCTTCCAGAGCTCTGAACCCTCTCCACGGGGTGAAGGGGGAGATGATGAGCCAGTTTACATTGAAATGGTTGGCCAGGTCTTTACCCGAGAGACTCACAGTGCCCCTACTCCTCACCCGCTAACGCCCTCCGCCACCACGCCTGATTCTGACTCAGACCAAGGAGAGGCCATATACGAAGAGATGAAGTACCCCTTACCGGACGATGCAGCTCGAGAAGCCCATCGCCGCTTTCCACTCAAACATGAGCGTATCAAGTCCTCTAAAGCGTACCACTCCTCCATCATCTCATCCTCCTCATCCCCTGCCTCTTCTTCACTCCCACGCCCCTCGTCCTCCTCTCCAGCCTGTACCTCATCCAAGCCTAAAGCAGCTGTCTCCATCTCTCACTCCTCTCCTCTGCCTTCATCCTGCTCTTCTGCATCCTCCACTCCCGTACCCCAAGTCCTCTCCTCCTCACCACACCCTCCCCGTGCTCCTACACCCTTCCTGCTGCCAGGGTCCAAGTCTGAACATGAGCCTAGCTCCAGTAAGATCCCAGCACCTTTCCCCAACTTGCTCCAGCACAAACCTCCGCTCCTGGCATTTCCCCAGCCGGCTGCTGCCTCCAGTGGGGTGGGGGCTCAACACAAGAGCAGCTCGGCCAAAATCAGTGTGCAGTCAGCTTCCAGTCTGCCAACATCTACTAGCACCTCCTCCAGCATGAGCTCCACCAGCACTTCCAAAGAGTCCTCTGGCATTGAGAAGGAACGAGAGAAGGAGAGGAGGGAAGGACAGCTGGGGCCGGCGCCAGGACTCAGAGCCCGCAGTCATTCCACTCCTCTTCCTCCATCTTCAAAGTCCTCCTCTCCATATTcccaccaccatcatcaccatcaccctCACCACAGGCCTTCCCACTATCACCATTACCGCAAGCCTGAGAAAGAGATGTCGTCATCAAGCAAGGGCTCCGGACAGTCCTCTACCCAGATGCAAACACAGCCCAAAGAGGGAAAGTCTGTCAGCTTCATGCTCAAGTCTGAGAAATCTGAGAGAGAAAGGGACAGAGAGAGGGACCGTGACCGTGACCGTGACCGTGACCGTGAccgtgagcgagagagagacctgagcACACCATCTTCCAATCATTCTGATACCCCTTCTtcaagcacatacacacacacttctcaaACTGGCACGAGCACCACTCCTACCCCAAGTCAACCATCATCGTCCAAAGCAGCTACGCCACCTTCCACCTCTTCTTCATCCGCTCAGCGCCCTCCATCTCGCTCTCACATGCATCGGTCGCACACCCCGCACTTTTCTCATGGCCTTCCTGCTTACAAACCTCCCCCCTCCGACAGCCCCCTGCTCTGGACCTATCCCTCGGTTGGCTTCCGCCGCCCACCCGCCTACGATAGCCTACGCGGGGGCTCACAGTTGCCATCCTTGCACACGGACCCCATTAAAACTGGATCTGCAGCCCATGTGTTGCAGGCCAAGGCCGGGTTCATTCCCTGGGAGAGCGCAGCTGCCTTAGGGCTCACCGAAGAACAGGCTTACTGGCCCATGCACCGAAAATTATCATTCAGTCATGGGAGCCGAGACACTGAGA AGGAGGATGGAGGTGCATGGAATGGCAGTGCAGATGCTCTACTGAGGAGAGAGAGGGATGACCTAGGAGCCATGTGGAGTAGTGGACACTCTGGAATACCTGTGCGGTCAACAGGGAGACACAGCGAGAGCTTGGCTGGGGCAGATGGACCACCAGGGTTGAGAGGACTGATACGAGCGGGACTACCCTTACCCTGCCAAACCTTCCCAGCATGCCGCAATGGAG AGTTGGGTCGCCTTGGCAGGTCTTCCTCCACATCAGGAGTGAGACAAGTGGGTGGAGACGTTCAAAGGCAGAGCAGCCTGCCGGCCAGAGAAGCACTCCACCAG tTTCATGCTCTCTCGCAGATTCAGGCACAGACTCAGGCTCCCTGCAGTCCGTCTCTGAGCCGGCAGCAGCAGTACCAGCACCAGCAGCAGGTCCAGCTCCAGTTCCAGCAGCTGGCTCAGCTCGCCGCACAGGCCCAGGCTACCCTCAGCACGGGCACAGCCGGCACCTCCACAGCCCAGGCGCAGCGGGACGGCAAGCTCCTGGAGGTGATTGAGAGAAAGCGCTGCCTGTGTAAGGAGATTAAAGCTCATCGCCGGCCAGATAAGAGCTTATGTAAGCAGGACAGTATGCCTATTTTACCCAGCTGGAGGAAAACGCCAGAGCCCCGCAAGACTGGAACGCCACCCTGCCAGAGGCCACAGGCTGTGGTGTGGGACTCGGCCATCTGA